The region GATTGCATCAACAATTCTCCAATGGGATAAAGGTACTACTATAATGGTATTTCATATTTGAGGTTCCAACATTTATTCATATGctctaaaataattattttggtTAAAGTCACTGAGATCACGCGTAATAAGTGTCTATAGGACCATATaaagtgtgtttttttttattctctttcttcttcaaagcTTGAGCAATGTATATTGATGAACGGTTCTGATTTGCAGACAATTGTGGTCATACCTGTAAAAGCATGTGGGGTGGTACAGTTTGGATCCAAAAAGAAGGTTTGTATTGACAAAGAACATAATTTATGACATCATGCAAAAATAGCTTTGTgctatttacatttttttaggAGAAAAATTAGGTGCAGTTCTATATATGCAGTTTTATTGTTCTCTAATCACAATACAACACATGCGCTAAAAAAATAATGTTTGGAGAAAATCTTAGATTTCAATTATTTACATACTTAATTATATGGTAATGTGCTAAAGGATCAAAATACTTTCATTTCTACAGATTTTTGAGACAGTGGATTTTTTGGAGCAAACACAAAGCCTGCTAATGGAGATAGATGATAAGGATGTGCCTGATGATATGTTAGGAAATGAAGTTTTATCACTggaatttgaaaattttgatcTACATGGTTTGCTTGATTCCATTTCAACTGAAAATTCACATGATTGGAATCTCCAATATCCTCATGATGAACACTTCAATGAATTGAGCAAAGTTTATTCTTCTGCAAGTTCCAATGACCCTTTCACTTCCCAATTGAAGATTGGGGAAGAAGGGATGATGACTTCATGGCAAGGAGATTCTTCTTATCTTAGTGACCTATTGAATGATCCCATTGAAGAGATTAATGATGTGCTTTTGAACAGCTTAATTGACAAAAACCCTTGTTTTGATTCATGGAGTGGTGAAATATCCTCTTTTGATTTGTTGGAGCAACAATTGGCACCTGAAATAGGACCACAAGAAGTTATAGATGTGTGTTTTGCAGAAGAAAATGCATTTTCTAGTATCCAACTTCCAGTTCAAGATTCAGCATTGACCTCACTGAATAACCAACATTCTTCTAAATCTATTGTTGTGGCTGATGTTAATTTCCCATTGAGTTCTGATACCTTACATGAATTCTCTGAGAATTTAGAGCCAGTTGATATGTCAGAAGAGTTTTTGAAGTTCAGTTCCATGGATGATCTTTTCCAGTGGTTTGCTCCTTCTGCAACCCTTTCTGAATCAATAGAATTTAACCCGTCTTCTTCTATGGTTGGAAGTAGTTCAAGTGATATTCCAGTGGCATGCCTAACTGGGAATAATTCCTTCGCCTCTACAATCAACTCGATCGGGAAAGAAACATCTGCGGTTACACATAGTTCTGAAAATAACCTCTTGGATAACATGGAACTTGATTTGAGCTTTGATCAAGCTGATCAATGGTGGGGAAATATAATAACACCAATGGTCAATGCTGCTCCTGATTCTAGCTTTTCTCAATGCCTATCAGAAATGAACATAGGTACAATGAGTAGCAACGGGAAGAGATTATTCTCAGAGTTAGGAATTGAAGAGCTTTTGAGGGGTGAATCAAGTTCCAATCCTTATAACAGTTCAGATTTTGGGTATGGATTATCATCCAATAAGAGGCAGTTAGTAGAACTTTCAGCAATGAATAGAAATCCAATGAGTTTTGCAAATCTTGCTGGGAATGAGGTTAGAGCAAACTTGATGCAGCCAGTTTCTGACTTGGAAAATTCAAGCAGCAGTCTTTTAGGCAAGAAAGATACATTCCTAAAATCACAAGTAGGCATGTTGAGTGATGATAGGCATAGCATTCATATTGGGAAAGATGTTCCTGTCTCCCTCCAAAAGCCGAAGGAACACACGAAGCCCACTAGGAGAGGGGCTAGGCCAAAGGAGAGTACTCGGCCACGACCAAAAGATCGCCAGCAGATCCAAGACTGTATCAAAGAGCTGAGAGGAATCATCCCCAGTGGTGGAAAGGTAAGAATAAAACCATTAATGTCTTTCTAGGGGAATGGTCATTATAAGCACAAACTAATATTTCCTCTATTTATGTGACATAGTTTCATGCACAACCTTAGCTGCAAATTTGTTTGCTTAAGAGACAGTTTTGAGAATAAGAcattgaaaaatgttttcttgaTTTAACAGTGCAGCATTGATTCGTTGCTAGACCGCACCATTAGATACATGGTTTTCTTAAGAAGTGTCATCAATTATGCAGACAAGCTACAAGAACCCCATGAGCCAAAGGTACCTAATCGaactgcatgtttggaaactcgtTTGAAAATCACGATAAAGTCAACATCACGGTGCCACGGTGGACAGAAGCAAAAGATAAAAGAAGTTGCTTCTGTCCACCATAATTTTGACTTCACAACAATTTttgcacaattttttttcttcaattgaaACATTCTTAAAATCGTCATCAGTAGTCAGTACCAGAAATGATTGGACTTGTTTGGATGTTTAGCTCATTAACCAGGAAAATGAAGAGGTTCCAAATGATAGTGGTGTTACATGTGTATTTGAAGTGGCAAATCAAACTATGGTGTGCCCAATCATAGTTGAGGACATGAGCCAACCTGGGCATATGCTTATAGAGGTAAGAAACTAAgaacataattaaaaaaattgcatCTTTACACATATTGGCACTGAGAAATTCATTGAAATTGTTCTGTTGCAGATGCTTTGTGAGGAGCAGGGTTTCTTCCTTGAGATTGTTGACATAATTAAGGGATTTGGGCTCAATATCTTGAAGGGAAAGATGGAATTGAAGAAGAACAAACAATGGTCACGCTTTATTGTCGAGGTAAATCGAATATTTGACTACAATATTCATGTATAACATTTAAATGGTGCATATGAAAAtgcaattttctctcttttcatttttctACTCTTTTTCCAATAATTCTTCTGGTTATTTTGTGCAACAGGCAAACAGTCATAATGTGTCAAGGATAGATGTATTTTGGTCCCTTCTCCATCTTCTACAGCAAACAAACAGCTCTGGTGTTGATTCTGCTAATCAGCATAGTAATGTTATTGGTACAATCTTTTCTTAACCCGGTACCGGACACGGTTATGACAGAGGCTCTTGATTGATTTCAGAGATATCTTGAGCATGTAATGGATGTTCTGGAAGTGTAAAAGAAGATCACCACCCATTTCTTCAGGTTTTAGAAACAGGATCCGATTGTACATAGATGATACTAGATTAGGATACACCTAATTAGCAAAAACTATAGATGATGTTGTGTCTAAGTTACTGCCTAAGTTAGGTGCAAAATCATTATGAAATTGCTGATGATCAGTGTTGGGTGAATGCTTGTGAAATGCAAGACATGTTAATGGAGTGAACCAGATAATTCAATTGGGCTAACTATTAATAGCTCCAATGTTCACTTTGTttcattttataataataatatttccAAATAGAAGATTGGTTTGGACATGAATGATTGAATAGAATAGTTGGACAAATACTAGCAAATCCACGAAGGGGTTTTGCTTTCCCGGGTGTACTGAAGAAATCCATAAAAATCTCTGAAACCAGCTATAGATAGTGGTTGACAAATTGACGAACCAAGTCAAGGATTTTGACAAGGTTATAGGGAAAAGTTAACATTTGAGAATCGCTCGCGCCATCATATGTgtggaaagaaatattatttATCTTTGATTTCCTAAGATAGCTCATGGCGCCATAAGATTAATCTTCTTCAGTTTCGGAGATCATATTAAGTGAGTTGATATCTTCCAACAAATTTTTCTAATACGGGATTGAACTTTGTACTAATGTATAAGAAATTCACATATCTACCAATTATGCTAGACTTTGTTGATAaagaatattatttatatatgtacATGAGGTTTGTAATTCCTTGTCATTAGAACATAACAaagtatttttaattatatactaGGACTTTAGCCCgtctccgtgcgatgcacggacgagcAGTTATTCAATTTATCACATTTAttcaattaatttatttaactcCAAATCTAAATAATATGAACTCTAAAATACTAAGACATATAGTAGGAAATATATatcaatcttcaaagtgaatcaaaaatatacttaaaaataatagttgaactatttaaatctaataAGTTCAAAATGATAATCTAGCTTTACAAATAACTTACTCACATCCACAAGTTTTGAACCCTGTCCCCTTCACGCTTAACCCTTCCCATCCGCTACGCGAAATTAATCAtatcacttcggctaacattcacaaaataccctaactttcacttcaaatttATATTGGGGTGGTTACATGAAAATCATGACTACTGTTACTTTTGTACTACTAATTAGTACATTATATGTACTAATAAGTCAAATAAGTAAATATCTTACTTGGATGcacaaagaagaagagattagaaaattaaatatgttaAATACCTACTTGtcacatgatagaagatatacaAAGAGAGAGCTGAACGTCTCTTCTCCATGTTCGGCAATTAGCAGCAACAACGACGCTGACGCGAAGCCTAACTGCTGCACAAAGTGGGACGAAcactgtaaggcccgagttttaggcttatgttaagtgaataaacttcttattcacgattagggttgatgtaatgtgaagggaaacctgaacgaaagtttattaaatgaaataaatttatgaaggaggaagttcaggaaaagtcaaaggatcgtatcgaagtcgataaaagttatagcacgatcgttatacgcttaaacctaggtcagaaaccctagtatatagctaattttcacttttaggcacgctggcagttaattccaaaaatcttcagagaaatgttagaatttctcttcttccatatataacaatcgtttcgaggcgaaactctaggatctacgaacgtccgattccaatcatcggaagtttgccgaaaccgaatccctggtatttcaaaaccctagaatttcccgactttgaggactttatctattcagagcttcaaatgaatattccacacgcgtacacccatttctcttgatgatttcaatctttcttcagaaggaagttttccattccgacattcgatgcaaaaagcaacttatcgggtaaaatagttttacaccgactttgcaccgactttgcattagttgccaaaaatacaaggagacatcttcttagcttaggaattcctttgccaaaacctatcttacaattcatggagaatgacgccggaaaaatcggattcgcgaaactttcattttcccgcgaatttccaccttctatatatagcaaataaaggaagaaaaaacacaattttcctccattttctctcctctaaaccgcggccaagaacaaggaagaaggaagaagagtttttcttcatcgtttgcttgatcgtcgatcaatcagttgctacttcaaggtttcgaggtatagtcgctaatccttacctccgatcgctttttccatagcttttctgtagagttttctgagtggatagtttatgggtttttgcaaaactatcctgaatctttcatttctgattctaaacctcttctatgtatgcccaagatcacttctgccggattagattttccgttatgtcgccggaattccgccggaatcaatttgaacctaaaatacccatttatgtagtttttgagtaaagttccaacctttaggctgtaaactatcgccttagcttagtgttagtaggattagttgtcataaacgtcgttagtaacgtccctgcaaaattttatttttgggatttcagttttgaaaatcctaagttaaaaatcatgaccaaaatacccctgcgacagtttttgatccgataatttttccgagttcagaatacccttagttacggcttatgaaagcataggaaccaagtttgatcgaagaaaaatcgagccccataattagccaaagtggccgagccctattaagggggaggaagaaatttcctttttccgaaaacttgtttttcgcgctagattatcgtaccttagagtatagattacttcgggtaaccttagtacgtatcgataacttagttttcgatagattctgatagtatttctgtgattttgttttaaaggaacttttgaggaatttcccgaggagcaacactttgagtgcgaggaagcactagttgatcattctggagaactttcaggtgagggcttctcactgaatctctagttaatgcttagggtcgatatttcgacattgtttactgtttatgcactgagattgtgtgtgattgaaaatgttttctgaggcttcggctgacaatgtagatgattcatctactgaatgcttttgaagattgacttacatgctatgtgctatgtgggtaatctaggatgtgtggtgcatgctttatatgctaagtgctaagtgtttatgatgcgatttattgatatatgacatgttgttgattgtgatgatttaaatatgctttacactgaaaatctgagattctgaatggtgagaatagcgggcaggtcatgccgattttattttgagagttttgagaaagtttgataggacgaacgaggttcgggccttgtatagggtttatggatcgagacattctctggagtcatttggggattcgaagatcccgagaacttataggaattgcgataagactaaaaatgatattattttgaaaagaaaattcataagacattaaacaacctctaaatctttaagtaagggtaataatctcgaaaggaggctttggatgaaaatcatagtttggaaaacgagaagtgtcgtcggatccaagtgttgagtctgttgttgttgtgctgttggagcagcgttggttgttgtgctgttggagcagcgatgttgttgggctatcctggggataagtccggggaaccgttagttcccgagtatgtgatactcttgtgctgttggagcagcgatgtgtgttgtgaagtgtgtcttttgtcgcagaatcgactttaccttagggtaagcttttagagactttaacttccctagaacacgtggcgacgtgtcgagtgaggacggagacgttgtttgactaatcattttgcatacatgcaacattaatgaggtattaacacaggacgtactctggacctcgtcggtttccaaaatggtcataagacccggaatgccgtgaaagagcgtttgtagacgtctcttgtagcagaccgaaatggcagacctacgggttacggctgatctggctaccttggtttggtgtaagagacacgcgggcggaaatggtcccaccgttgctggtgctaggattgatccgttgatgtccatcccagaggcacgcgagcggaaatggtcccaccgttgctggtgctaggattgactcgttgttgtccatacctttgcttggtgtaagaggcacgcgggcagaaatggtcccaccgttgctggtgctaggattgatccgttttgatgcccatccgtttccggattgcatattggttgactgggttaacctgcatacatatcacgcaacatgcatactgacttagttgatgagtgtggttgctatttgataaacttacttggaacatgctaaatgttattattgtcattatgatttggtggaacatgcaaccctaggaatgatatctctagttataagcctaagtggctatatattatttgtacctattgggtttattatctacatagttctttagagttgaccctcgcgtcttctgtgtgtgttttggcggacaacgccttttgtcagatgagtattgcggactggttcaccatggtttacccttcgggggaaactaggttgggatgctggaacaggagcgcgtcgcggtagcgagaggatgacggatggtgtacatagactaggtcgttctggatttcgaattcggacgacgatcatgctagcatgtaggttttggtgctggtgtgagctcctcaagatgggattagtgtaggagtagagtcttagctctgaacatcatttgtttcttttgggacagggtagcttcccacctatagcttttgtgtggtttcttaacaggaaccacagagagttggttggacttaggaggtcttgcttcaggccgatgggccagctgattttcagttttgagggatggtgttgcggacacttcacctttattttcagtctgtacatattgccttcgggcgctacacttttctttccgtcactggaggtttactcgtgacgaggttagtactacagcgggggctgtttatgtattatatattagttctgattttgttattgttgggttttatttaattcagtctcgtcttagttattatcaaaaaaaaatattcacgttttttccgcattaagtttacttttggttactaaagtgacgccaccgaaatcggggtgttacattgtggtatcagagcacggtcgagtctttcgggagttgttggggaataggtcttctgtgctaggttgtgtgactctgcaaagagtgaaaattgattgtctgcaagcgatttttcgcttaaaaattgattgaagttattgcttactcatattgtatagtgatgctagatgctatcttatgataagtactgactgtttgcttcctttaacagaatatggtgaataataaccagctagctgagatgatggccactatggcccaagcggtaacagcgcaagcccaagcggtaacagcacaggcaaacgataatgccatgaggcgtgctactgaagaagcacgtgaacaacatcagcgccagagggaaataactctggaccagaacaaaggcctcaatgacttcaggaggcaaaacccaccaaagttctctggtggtactgatccagacgcagcggatctctggatccaggaaatcgagaagattttcggtgttctgcagactgtagagggtgccaaggtgggcatggcgacttatcttctgctgggagatgctgaatactggtggaagggcaccagggggatcatggaagctaaccatgaagaaattaactgggactcattccggaccgcattcttgg is a window of Lotus japonicus ecotype B-129 chromosome 5, LjGifu_v1.2 DNA encoding:
- the LOC130721422 gene encoding transcription factor bHLH157 gives rise to the protein MTMTMEVSHSTLRNKLKTLCSYEHGWSYAVFWRFHPRNSLMLIMEEAYYEEELGEDIAHVLPQMHLLGEGIVGEAAFSGKHSWVHSDSQTQEWNFTGQNTTEDDSGLHQQFSNGIKTIVVIPVKACGVVQFGSKKKIFETVDFLEQTQSLLMEIDDKDVPDDMLGNEVLSLEFENFDLHGLLDSISTENSHDWNLQYPHDEHFNELSKVYSSASSNDPFTSQLKIGEEGMMTSWQGDSSYLSDLLNDPIEEINDVLLNSLIDKNPCFDSWSGEISSFDLLEQQLAPEIGPQEVIDVCFAEENAFSSIQLPVQDSALTSLNNQHSSKSIVVADVNFPLSSDTLHEFSENLEPVDMSEEFLKFSSMDDLFQWFAPSATLSESIEFNPSSSMVGSSSSDIPVACLTGNNSFASTINSIGKETSAVTHSSENNLLDNMELDLSFDQADQWWGNIITPMVNAAPDSSFSQCLSEMNIGTMSSNGKRLFSELGIEELLRGESSSNPYNSSDFGYGLSSNKRQLVELSAMNRNPMSFANLAGNEVRANLMQPVSDLENSSSSLLGKKDTFLKSQVGMLSDDRHSIHIGKDVPVSLQKPKEHTKPTRRGARPKESTRPRPKDRQQIQDCIKELRGIIPSGGKCSIDSLLDRTIRYMVFLRSVINYADKLQEPHEPKLINQENEEVPNDSGVTCVFEVANQTMVCPIIVEDMSQPGHMLIEMLCEEQGFFLEIVDIIKGFGLNILKGKMELKKNKQWSRFIVEANSHNVSRIDVFWSLLHLLQQTNSSGVDSANQHSNVIGTIFS